A single genomic interval of Oryza sativa Japonica Group chromosome 7, ASM3414082v1 harbors:
- the LOC4342930 gene encoding putative aldehyde oxidase-like protein, translated as MMMMKKKVVAPVERVVFALNGERQEVAAADVDPSTTLLEFIRTRTPFKGPKLGCGEGGCGACVILIAKYNPKTDEVTEFNASSCLTLLYSIHFCSIITTEGLGNTKDGFHAIQKRMSGFHASQCGFCTPGMCMSIFSSLVNADKSKKPDPPKGFSKLSVSEAERSFSGNMCRCTGYRPIVDACKSFASDVDLEDLGLNIFWKKGDKHPDPTKLPSYTLGGGICTFPDFLKSEIKSSIDFNDASISSPREGWYCPKNIKQYYKLVNSGLFSESSVKVVVGNTSTGVYKDQDLYDKYIDIAGIPELSAIVRKDKGIEIGAATSISRTIEILNQESESTSSPNGSVVFRKLAEHMSKVASPFVRNTASIGGNIILAHKYPFRSDIATILLGAAATVNLQVSSKTLHVTLEQFLEQPPLGHNTLLLSIFIPHWASDCKKEHTLVFETYRAAPRPLGNAVSYVNSAFLGHVSLDKSSGDNILSNLHLAFGAYGTEHAIRARKVEEYLTGKILSASVVLEAIRLLRETIVPVEGTTHPEYRVSVAVGFLFSFLSPLCKGVIEPGKTLSISEDLVHTDNVHNMPLSSRRETLSGDEYKPVGDPIKKYKVELQASGEAIYVDDIPAPKNCLYGEFIYSTQPLANVKSIKFKPSLASKKILTVVSAKDIPTGGRNIGSTFLFGDEEPLFGDPIAEFAGQALGVVIAETQRYADMAAKQAVVEYTTDGLKAPILTVEQAVQNNSYFQVPPERAPKQVGDFSKGMAEADHKIMSEEVKLASQYYFYMETQTALAIPDEDNTMTVYSSSQFPELAQNVISKCLGIPFNNVRVITRRAGGGFGGKAVRSLHIATAAALCAHTLRRPVRMYLNRNTDMIMVGGRHPMKARYSVGFKSDGKITALHLDLLINAGISADASPVIPGTIISGLKKYNWGALSFDVKLCKTNNTSKSVMRAPGDTQGSFIAEAIIEHVAAILSLDANTVRQKNFHTYDSLVLFYPDSAGESSTYTLHSIFDRLASTSRYLQRVESIKKFNSTNKWRKRGISSVPLIFKVEPRPAPGRVSVLNDGSIVVEVGGVELGQGLWTKVQQMTAFALGQLWPKGCEGLLDRIRVLQSDTLNLIQGGLTAGSTTSESSCAATLQACNMLIERLKPVMERLQLQSDTVSWDTLISQASQENINLSASAYWVPEQDSNFYLNYGAGTSEVEVDLLTGAITIIRSDLIYDCGKSLNPAVDLGQIEGSFIQGIGFFIYEEHQTNSDGLVISNSTWDYKIPSVDTIPKQFNAEVLNTGYHKHRVLSSKASGEPAVVLGASVHCAVREAIRAARIEFAGNNGSGSSLLTFQLDVPAPMTVVKELCGLDIVEKYLEDLSNRGAASGN; from the exons atgatgatgatgaagaagaaggtgGTGGCGCCGGTGGAGCGGGTGGTGTTCGCGCTGAACGGTGAGCGTCAGgaggtggccgccgccgacgtggacCCGTCGACGACGCTGCTGGAGTTCATCCGCACCAGGACGCCGTTCAAGGGCCCCAAGCTCGGCTGCGGAGAAG GTGGATGTGGGGCTTGTGTAATCCTTATAGCCAAGTATAATCCAAAGACAGATGAAGTGACTGAATTCAATGCAAGCTCATGCCTAACACTTCTTTACAGTATACATTTCTGTTCAATTATCACCACCGAGGGTCTGGGGAATACTAAAGATGGCTTCCATGCTATTCAGAAAAGAATGTCCGGGTTTCATGCCTCCCAGTGTGGTTTTTGCACCCCTGGCATGTGCATGtctattttctcctctcttgtCAATGCTGACAAATCCAAGAAGCCTGATCCACCAAAAGGATTCTCAAAGCTATCTGTATCAGAAGCAGAAAGGTCTTTCTCAGGCAACATGTGTCGATGCACTGGTTACCGACCAATTGTTGATGCCTGCAAAAGTTTTGCATCAGATGTTGACCTAGAGGATTTGGGCCTTAATATATTCTGGAAAAAGGGTGACAAACACCCAGATCCTACCAAATTGCCAAGCTACACTCTTGGTGGTGGGATCTGTACCTTCCCAGACTTCCTTAAATCTGAGATCAAATCTTCGATAGACTTCAATGATGCTAGTATTTCAAGCCCCAGGGAGGGATGGTATTGTCCCAAAAATATCAAACAGTACTATAAGTTAGTAAATTCTGGCTTATTTAGTGAAAGCTCTGTGAAAGTGGTGGTTGGGAACACAAGTACTGGTGTTTATAAGGATCAGGACCTTTATGACAAGTATATTGACATTGCAGGCATTCCAGAACTTTCTGCTATTGTAAGGAAAGATAAGGGCATTGAAATTGGAGCAGCTACGTCAATTTCCAGGACCATTGAGATACTTAACCAAGAAAGTGAATCAACATCCTCTCCAAATGGGAGTGTGGTTTTCAGAAAACTTGCTGAGCACATGAGCAAAGTGGCTTCGCCATTTGTTCGTAACACAGCAAGCATTGGAGGAAACATAATTTTGGCACACAAATACCCTTTTCGCTCAGACATTGCAACCATACTTCTTGGTGCTGCCGCAACTGTCAATCTTCAGGTTTCTTCGAAAACACTACATGTTACTTTGGAGCAGTTCCTTGAGCAACCTCCTCTGGGTCACAATACTTTACTTCTGAGCATATTTATTCCACATTGGGCTTCAGACTGTAAGAAAGAGCATACTTTGGTATTTGAAACTTATAGAGCAGCTCCACGTCCTCTTGGCAATGCTGTTTCATATGTTAATTCTGCTTTCCTAGGACATGTTTCCTTGGATAAATCATCAGGTGACAATATATTGAGTAACCTGCACTTGGCTTTTGGTGCCTATGGAACTGAACATGCTATTAGAGCAAGGAAGGTTGAGGAATACCTGACAGGAAAAATACTTTCTGCATCTGTTGTGCTTGAAGCAATTCGATTGCTGAGAGAAACAATTGTACCAGTGGAAGGAACAACTCATCCTGAATACAGAGTCAGTGTGGCTGTTGGATTTCTCTTCAGTTTCTTGTCTCCACTTTGTAAAGGTGTGATAGAGCCTGGAAAAACTCTGAGTATTTCTGAAGATTTGGTACATACTGATAATGTCCATAACATGCCATTGTCTTCACGACGAGAAACACTTTCTGGTGATGAATATAAACCTGTTGGAGATCCAATCAAGAAGTATAAAGTTGAGCTTCAAGCATCCG GGGAGGCAATATATGTAGATGATATTCCTGCTCCAAAGAATTGCCTATATGGAGAATTTATTTACAGCACACAACCTCTTGCTAATGTGAAGAGTATTAAATTCAAACCTTCTTTGGCATCAAAGAAGATCCTTACAGTTGTTTCTGCCAAGGATATTCCAACTGGAGGGCGAAATATTGGATCAACATTCTTGTTTGGGGATGAAGAACCACTATTTGGTGATCCAATTGCTGAATTTGCTGGACAAGCTCTCGGTGTTGTG ATTGCAGAAACACAGCGATATGCTGACATGGCAGCAAAACAAGCAGTTGTTGAATATACCACAGATGGTTTAAAGGCACCAATCTTAACAGTGGAACAAGCTGTGCAAAACAATAGCTATTTCCAGGTTCCCCCTGAAAGGGCTCCCAAGCAAGTTGGTGATTTTTCCAAGGGAATGGCAGAAGCTGATCACAAGATCATGTCagaagaa GTCAAACTTGCTTCTCAGTACTACTTCTACATGGAAACACAGACAGCACTAGCAATTCCAGATGAAGATAACACCATGACAGTATACAGTTCATCACAATTCCCTGAACTTGCACAGAATGTCATTTCCAAGTGCCTCGGCATTCCATTCAACAATGTACGTGTCATTACAAGAAGGGCTGGAGGTGGCTTTGGTGGAAAGGCAGTCAGATCACTCCAT ATTGCAACAGCAGCTGCACTCTGTGCACACACGCTACGTCGTCCCGTGCGCATGTATCTCAATCGCAATACTGACATGATCATGGTTGGGGGTCGCCACCCGATGAAAGCTCGTTACTCCGTTGGTTTCAAGTCTGATGGGAAAATTACAGCCTTGCACCTGGATTTACTAATAAATGCTGGGATATCTGCTGATGCAAGCCCCGTAATCCCTGGCACTATTATATCAGGTCTGAAGAAGTACAACTGGGGTGCTCTTTCATTTGACGTCAAGCTctgcaaaacaaacaacacatccaAATCAGTGATGCGAGCTCCTGGAGATACACAAGGGTCTTTCATTGCTGAAGCCATCATTGAACATGTTGCTGCAATACTCTCCCTTGATGCCAACACTGTCAGGCAAAAGAATTTCCACACCTATGATAGCCTTGTTTTGTTCTACCCAGACAGCGCAGGAGAATCTTCTACATACACGCTTCATTCCATTTTTGATAGATTAGCTTCGACTTCAAGATACCTGCAACGTGTTGAATCCATCAAGAAGTTTAACAGTACCAATAAGTGGCGAAAGCGGGGCATTTCTTCTGTGCCCCTCATTTTTAAGGTAGAACCGAGACCGGCACCAGGAAGAGTTTCTGTGCTCAATGATGGCTCCATTGTTGTTGAGGTTGGAGGAGTCGAACTTGGGCAAGGACTGTGGACGAAAGTACAGCAGATGACAGCTTTTGCTTTGGGACAGTTGTGGCCTAAGGGGTGTGAAGGTCTTCTTGACAGAATCCGTGTTCTTCAATCTGATACATTGAACTTAATTCAAGGTGGCCTTACTGCTGGCAGCACTACGTCTGAATCTAGTTGTGCAGCAACCCTTCAGGCGTGCAACATGCTGATTGAGAGATTAAAGCCGGTCATGGAGAGGCTGCAATTACAGTCAGACACAGTCTCATGGGATACATTGATTTCCCAG GCCTCTCAGGAAAATATTAATTTGTCAGCGAGCGCGTACTGGGTACCTGAGCAAGACTCGAACTTTTATTTGAACTATGGAGCTGGTACAAGTGAG GTTGAGGTTGATCTTCTTACTGGAGCAATTACCATAATAAGGAGTGATCTTATCTACGACTGTGGCAAAAGCTTGAATCCTGCTGTAGACTTGGGGCAG ATTGAAGGTTCATTTATACAAGGAATTGGTTTCTTCATCTATGAAGAACACCAGACGAACAGTGACGGTCTGGTTATTAGCAACAGCACCTGGGACTACAAGATTCCAAGCGTCGACACCATCCCGAAGCAATTCAACGCAGAGGTGCTGAACACTGGATATCATAAGCACCGTGTGCTTTCTTCAAAAG CTTCTGGTGAACCTGCCGTGGTTCTTGGAGCATCTGTCCATTGTGCGGTGAGAGAAGCAATCCGAGCAGCAAGGATAGAGTTTGCAGGCAACAATGGATCTGGAAGTTCATTACTCACATTTCAGCTTGATGTCCCTGCACCAATGACGGTGGTGAAGGAACTGTGTGGCTTGGATATTGTGGAGAAGTACTTGGAAGATTTATCTAACCGTGGAGCTGCAAGTGGCAACTAG
- the LOC4342930 gene encoding putative aldehyde oxidase-like protein isoform X1, translating into MSGFHASQCGFCTPGMCMSIFSSLVNADKSKKPDPPKGFSKLSVSEAERSFSGNMCRCTGYRPIVDACKSFASDVDLEDLGLNIFWKKGDKHPDPTKLPSYTLGGGICTFPDFLKSEIKSSIDFNDASISSPREGWYCPKNIKQYYKLVNSGLFSESSVKVVVGNTSTGVYKDQDLYDKYIDIAGIPELSAIVRKDKGIEIGAATSISRTIEILNQESESTSSPNGSVVFRKLAEHMSKVASPFVRNTASIGGNIILAHKYPFRSDIATILLGAAATVNLQVSSKTLHVTLEQFLEQPPLGHNTLLLSIFIPHWASDCKKEHTLVFETYRAAPRPLGNAVSYVNSAFLGHVSLDKSSGDNILSNLHLAFGAYGTEHAIRARKVEEYLTGKILSASVVLEAIRLLRETIVPVEGTTHPEYRVSVAVGFLFSFLSPLCKGVIEPGKTLSISEDLVHTDNVHNMPLSSRRETLSGDEYKPVGDPIKKYKVELQASGEAIYVDDIPAPKNCLYGEFIYSTQPLANVKSIKFKPSLASKKILTVVSAKDIPTGGRNIGSTFLFGDEEPLFGDPIAEFAGQALGVVIAETQRYADMAAKQAVVEYTTDGLKAPILTVEQAVQNNSYFQVPPERAPKQVGDFSKGMAEADHKIMSEEVKLASQYYFYMETQTALAIPDEDNTMTVYSSSQFPELAQNVISKCLGIPFNNVRVITRRAGGGFGGKAVRSLHIATAAALCAHTLRRPVRMYLNRNTDMIMVGGRHPMKARYSVGFKSDGKITALHLDLLINAGISADASPVIPGTIISGLKKYNWGALSFDVKLCKTNNTSKSVMRAPGDTQGSFIAEAIIEHVAAILSLDANTVRQKNFHTYDSLVLFYPDSAGESSTYTLHSIFDRLASTSRYLQRVESIKKFNSTNKWRKRGISSVPLIFKVEPRPAPGRVSVLNDGSIVVEVGGVELGQGLWTKVQQMTAFALGQLWPKGCEGLLDRIRVLQSDTLNLIQGGLTAGSTTSESSCAATLQACNMLIERLKPVMERLQLQSDTVSWDTLISQASQENINLSASAYWVPEQDSNFYLNYGAGTSEVEVDLLTGAITIIRSDLIYDCGKSLNPAVDLGQIEGSFIQGIGFFIYEEHQTNSDGLVISNSTWDYKIPSVDTIPKQFNAEVLNTGYHKHRVLSSKASGEPAVVLGASVHCAVREAIRAARIEFAGNNGSGSSLLTFQLDVPAPMTVVKELCGLDIVEKYLEDLSNRGAASGN; encoded by the exons ATGTCCGGGTTTCATGCCTCCCAGTGTGGTTTTTGCACCCCTGGCATGTGCATGtctattttctcctctcttgtCAATGCTGACAAATCCAAGAAGCCTGATCCACCAAAAGGATTCTCAAAGCTATCTGTATCAGAAGCAGAAAGGTCTTTCTCAGGCAACATGTGTCGATGCACTGGTTACCGACCAATTGTTGATGCCTGCAAAAGTTTTGCATCAGATGTTGACCTAGAGGATTTGGGCCTTAATATATTCTGGAAAAAGGGTGACAAACACCCAGATCCTACCAAATTGCCAAGCTACACTCTTGGTGGTGGGATCTGTACCTTCCCAGACTTCCTTAAATCTGAGATCAAATCTTCGATAGACTTCAATGATGCTAGTATTTCAAGCCCCAGGGAGGGATGGTATTGTCCCAAAAATATCAAACAGTACTATAAGTTAGTAAATTCTGGCTTATTTAGTGAAAGCTCTGTGAAAGTGGTGGTTGGGAACACAAGTACTGGTGTTTATAAGGATCAGGACCTTTATGACAAGTATATTGACATTGCAGGCATTCCAGAACTTTCTGCTATTGTAAGGAAAGATAAGGGCATTGAAATTGGAGCAGCTACGTCAATTTCCAGGACCATTGAGATACTTAACCAAGAAAGTGAATCAACATCCTCTCCAAATGGGAGTGTGGTTTTCAGAAAACTTGCTGAGCACATGAGCAAAGTGGCTTCGCCATTTGTTCGTAACACAGCAAGCATTGGAGGAAACATAATTTTGGCACACAAATACCCTTTTCGCTCAGACATTGCAACCATACTTCTTGGTGCTGCCGCAACTGTCAATCTTCAGGTTTCTTCGAAAACACTACATGTTACTTTGGAGCAGTTCCTTGAGCAACCTCCTCTGGGTCACAATACTTTACTTCTGAGCATATTTATTCCACATTGGGCTTCAGACTGTAAGAAAGAGCATACTTTGGTATTTGAAACTTATAGAGCAGCTCCACGTCCTCTTGGCAATGCTGTTTCATATGTTAATTCTGCTTTCCTAGGACATGTTTCCTTGGATAAATCATCAGGTGACAATATATTGAGTAACCTGCACTTGGCTTTTGGTGCCTATGGAACTGAACATGCTATTAGAGCAAGGAAGGTTGAGGAATACCTGACAGGAAAAATACTTTCTGCATCTGTTGTGCTTGAAGCAATTCGATTGCTGAGAGAAACAATTGTACCAGTGGAAGGAACAACTCATCCTGAATACAGAGTCAGTGTGGCTGTTGGATTTCTCTTCAGTTTCTTGTCTCCACTTTGTAAAGGTGTGATAGAGCCTGGAAAAACTCTGAGTATTTCTGAAGATTTGGTACATACTGATAATGTCCATAACATGCCATTGTCTTCACGACGAGAAACACTTTCTGGTGATGAATATAAACCTGTTGGAGATCCAATCAAGAAGTATAAAGTTGAGCTTCAAGCATCCG GGGAGGCAATATATGTAGATGATATTCCTGCTCCAAAGAATTGCCTATATGGAGAATTTATTTACAGCACACAACCTCTTGCTAATGTGAAGAGTATTAAATTCAAACCTTCTTTGGCATCAAAGAAGATCCTTACAGTTGTTTCTGCCAAGGATATTCCAACTGGAGGGCGAAATATTGGATCAACATTCTTGTTTGGGGATGAAGAACCACTATTTGGTGATCCAATTGCTGAATTTGCTGGACAAGCTCTCGGTGTTGTG ATTGCAGAAACACAGCGATATGCTGACATGGCAGCAAAACAAGCAGTTGTTGAATATACCACAGATGGTTTAAAGGCACCAATCTTAACAGTGGAACAAGCTGTGCAAAACAATAGCTATTTCCAGGTTCCCCCTGAAAGGGCTCCCAAGCAAGTTGGTGATTTTTCCAAGGGAATGGCAGAAGCTGATCACAAGATCATGTCagaagaa GTCAAACTTGCTTCTCAGTACTACTTCTACATGGAAACACAGACAGCACTAGCAATTCCAGATGAAGATAACACCATGACAGTATACAGTTCATCACAATTCCCTGAACTTGCACAGAATGTCATTTCCAAGTGCCTCGGCATTCCATTCAACAATGTACGTGTCATTACAAGAAGGGCTGGAGGTGGCTTTGGTGGAAAGGCAGTCAGATCACTCCAT ATTGCAACAGCAGCTGCACTCTGTGCACACACGCTACGTCGTCCCGTGCGCATGTATCTCAATCGCAATACTGACATGATCATGGTTGGGGGTCGCCACCCGATGAAAGCTCGTTACTCCGTTGGTTTCAAGTCTGATGGGAAAATTACAGCCTTGCACCTGGATTTACTAATAAATGCTGGGATATCTGCTGATGCAAGCCCCGTAATCCCTGGCACTATTATATCAGGTCTGAAGAAGTACAACTGGGGTGCTCTTTCATTTGACGTCAAGCTctgcaaaacaaacaacacatccaAATCAGTGATGCGAGCTCCTGGAGATACACAAGGGTCTTTCATTGCTGAAGCCATCATTGAACATGTTGCTGCAATACTCTCCCTTGATGCCAACACTGTCAGGCAAAAGAATTTCCACACCTATGATAGCCTTGTTTTGTTCTACCCAGACAGCGCAGGAGAATCTTCTACATACACGCTTCATTCCATTTTTGATAGATTAGCTTCGACTTCAAGATACCTGCAACGTGTTGAATCCATCAAGAAGTTTAACAGTACCAATAAGTGGCGAAAGCGGGGCATTTCTTCTGTGCCCCTCATTTTTAAGGTAGAACCGAGACCGGCACCAGGAAGAGTTTCTGTGCTCAATGATGGCTCCATTGTTGTTGAGGTTGGAGGAGTCGAACTTGGGCAAGGACTGTGGACGAAAGTACAGCAGATGACAGCTTTTGCTTTGGGACAGTTGTGGCCTAAGGGGTGTGAAGGTCTTCTTGACAGAATCCGTGTTCTTCAATCTGATACATTGAACTTAATTCAAGGTGGCCTTACTGCTGGCAGCACTACGTCTGAATCTAGTTGTGCAGCAACCCTTCAGGCGTGCAACATGCTGATTGAGAGATTAAAGCCGGTCATGGAGAGGCTGCAATTACAGTCAGACACAGTCTCATGGGATACATTGATTTCCCAG GCCTCTCAGGAAAATATTAATTTGTCAGCGAGCGCGTACTGGGTACCTGAGCAAGACTCGAACTTTTATTTGAACTATGGAGCTGGTACAAGTGAG GTTGAGGTTGATCTTCTTACTGGAGCAATTACCATAATAAGGAGTGATCTTATCTACGACTGTGGCAAAAGCTTGAATCCTGCTGTAGACTTGGGGCAG ATTGAAGGTTCATTTATACAAGGAATTGGTTTCTTCATCTATGAAGAACACCAGACGAACAGTGACGGTCTGGTTATTAGCAACAGCACCTGGGACTACAAGATTCCAAGCGTCGACACCATCCCGAAGCAATTCAACGCAGAGGTGCTGAACACTGGATATCATAAGCACCGTGTGCTTTCTTCAAAAG CTTCTGGTGAACCTGCCGTGGTTCTTGGAGCATCTGTCCATTGTGCGGTGAGAGAAGCAATCCGAGCAGCAAGGATAGAGTTTGCAGGCAACAATGGATCTGGAAGTTCATTACTCACATTTCAGCTTGATGTCCCTGCACCAATGACGGTGGTGAAGGAACTGTGTGGCTTGGATATTGTGGAGAAGTACTTGGAAGATTTATCTAACCGTGGAGCTGCAAGTGGCAACTAG